The sequence CCGCAACACCATTCTACAGAGATATCAGGGAAAAGGAGCAAACGAAATTAATCAAACCTCATCAAAATCAACACCACACTCCGTAGCAATCCCTCTGACCAAATCGGAAGCCGAAGAATCAGCAGCTAAAATCAGATCATGCCCAGCGTCAACGAAGTCAAGAATCGCCGCCATGTCCACCGATCCACCAAACCCTGCCATAAAACCCAGACAACCGATCATTCAGCCACTACAACAGAAGGATCGCAAcagatcgagagagagagagaaggcaGGGCCTACGCTGGGTCGAGGGGGAGAAGAGAACAAGCCCATCGTAGAGATAGTGTCCATAGCGCTGGAGTGTGAGTTTGGGATCATCGGAGAGCTTAAAATCAAGATCGAAACCGCGAGTCTCAAGGGACTTAAAGAAGATGGAATGAGAGGATCTGATAGCGAGATCGTCGACGAGGACCAAGATCCGGCGATCCGTGGGGTTCTCTTCGGAGAAGGAGAAGCAATGCAGTGGAAGGAGGAGCAGGAGAGCGAGGAGGACCCCGTGGTTCGCCATTGATGGAGCTCTAGGGTTTAGAACGGGGTGGTGATCTCTTCTCGAAATAGAGATGGGTTTACTAGCACCACGACGAAGAGATCACGGCACGTGCGGTGCATGTGCGGGCTGCAAACGGGTCGGGCTTAGAACCCGGCCCGTAGGGCTCGCTTATTGCATCTGCTGAGCCCGATAGCGAATCCGGTGGGAGGACTGGTGCTAAAAATTCAGAGAACTGAATTGAGACGGGGGCAGGGAATGTAAATTTTCTTTAGGACGAGGCCAGGGGATTGGGAATTCCTACCACACCAAATTCCTGaatgtataatttaataatatatgtatataatattaaaaaaatatttatattaaaaatatatattgtttgcgttccttttttatttcagcgttttaaaaaacaattttaatttttttcataacatttaaatttttatttatattacttataatattaataattaaaaatattaattatatctaattatttatgtaataaatgtccataTAACCTTTGAAACCcaaggtataaaatagtttctatagtaggagttgtttaattatattattttatatatgataaaattttaaaactcctcacaaaattttaaaaactccaatGTGAAGCCGGAGAGAATGCCTAGTATACATAATTCACActgattaataaaaattagttaaaattaattggttagctatattttataaaaaattatattactatTCAAAACTACTtctatttaaaactccactaaaatagataatatgatttaatgatcaattgattataattaattgCAAATTAtataagtacattaaattaaaaagtaaatttagtaacaattatttaatgttacacaaattttctaaatagacaagtaaaaagaacaacaaaaaaactcaaaaatgtGATAAGAAACCGAAGGAGCATATATTAATatgtttgaaatatttaataaatataaaaaaaaattgggtatGGAGAATCCCCAACCCAGGGATGGGGAACGGTAGAATCCCTAAACCGGGATAATCCAATAGAATACCTTAACCCGAATAATCCCCGTAGGAATGGGGACGGGGTTAGGGATGGATTTGGCAAATCGGAGTTAGGGCCAAAGAATACATCTCTGGTGAACCCCCACTCAGTTGGCATCCCTATAAAACATAATTGgtatagtttaaaaattttgaattaaattatctaaatcaattTACTTTATAATgctataaatatagtaaaatagaTTGTATAATACAACATTCATtcatacccaaaaaaaaaggcCTGGAAATTGAACTTAAATACAAAATTCTGAAATGCAAGATTGAGCTCAGCAAATTGAAAAAGTACAATTATTTGCAGAATAAACAATGAAGAATACTTGGTACGTGAACAATGTCCTATTAATTTCTCCAGAAGAATATACAACCactaaaaaaaaggaacaaaaaaatcagaattGTTTTATTACAATGAGAATTGCTAAACAATGTTAGTTTGATAACTCATGCTAACAGCCCTATCATGTTATTTCCTGCTCTTTTAAAGTAGCAGTCCTGGCATTGTTTCGGTCTCTCTTGAATATAAGATATAAAGGACTGTAAAACAAGCAGCACAAACCAAAAGGAACAACCATCATCGATAAAAGACCTCTAGATAGTGCAAAAGCCTGATTAACTGATCCAGAAACCAAACTCACAGACTTCGAATCATAACCATAAATCTTCTCGGTGAGTATTCCCACAGCCGGGGCTGCAAAAGATGAGAATGAACCTTCAAATGCACGATCAAAGGCGTAAATCATCGTTCGGTGTTTCAAGGGGACAACTTCAGCAAACATTGGATTGTTAGCACAAGTAGCACACCAACTTATGGTGAGGCCCATGAAGAAAAGAGTTGTGGCGAAGATGAACCAGCTATTAATCGTTTGAGGGATGACGGTGAGTAGGAACCATGAGAATGGAATGCCCATGAAGGCACTGAATTGTGCACACATGACACGGCCTGTGTCCGGGTAGAATTGAGAAATACGATCTGCTATCAGTCCCCCAAGAAAAGAACCAGTAGCACATCCAATTGCAAAAAGGCTGATCAAGGCAGCAGAACTGTTGTTATCAAAACCTGGAGAAATTTGAATTGATCAGACATATCAAGAGGTATTGAGTATAGATATGGTATATAAGTTCGGGTCTCTTGTCCTATCTTAAGCTTTTGGATTGAATTTGCTCTAGATGACTTGTTTGCAAGCTGCAATGTGGATAGTTAAAATAGTTTAATACGTATCAAGGGAGCGCACTAGCATAACTAATAgtaaatatgaatatgaatttGCCTTATGTCatcaaatctaaaatttttaatcgTCAAGTATATAAATGGACAAATAGGATGAAGTAAAAATGTTCTTCATTACCTATAAGTTCAAACCACATAGTGAAGAACACCATGGCAGTCCAAGGAAGAGATCCAACAATTCCCTGCAAGACGATTACTTGGAATGTTTGTACTTTTATTACAGATCTCATTGCTGTCCAGGAATCCCTCCAAATGGAAGGTGAGACTGTGTTTCCTTTTCCAACCAAGTTAGCCCTGGCAAAAAGTAAAGTACCATAAATGAAGGAAAATTTACATGAATTATATTCTAGTCAATGTGGTCATCTAACGTTTAGATAAATGATATATAGTGTCATGCAACAAACAAGGTACTGGACATCTGATAACCAGAGGGATTCACAGGCAATTATGTAAATACATGTCCATATTCCTGGTTTCCGTTCTTATGGCTTGTTTCTTTAAGGGCTTAGAGATCAACGGCGAGTTTCATACCAGACGCCTCTTCCTTCAACTCACATTGTATCATGTTACATGGGACCAAAGAGATCCAAACCTAGACCTGCTTCCTGTGACTACAGAACTCAACAAACAAAAAGGACTATGGTTCACTTAATCAAGCAACTGGGGACAATAAGATCAGGTCCTGCACCATATACTTAATATGCGATTTGTAACAACACTAAAATTTCCAGTGAAAATATGCAGTTGGTTAAAAGATAACCAGTCAAAAGCATACTCCTttgtatggaaaaaaaaaaaaaacaattgggCATACTTTGGCTTCAATTCCAAGCAAAAGTTTAGGCTAATTGGATGTATAACCCatatttataaaacttaaaCCCATATTCACTAAATTTGCCGATGTGAGACAACTAGTTACTtcaacaaggaaaacaaagatcTTTCACATAACTCTTAACGAACTGCCTATATTTATCAGGACAACAGTAGCAAACACAGTGCCATTcagttaaaatataaaagaaataccaAACAAGAAACTCAAGAAATTTAGGTAGTACCTCTCAGAGTCGCCATCAGTGACAGAAGTGATGCGCTTTGATCTTCCAGGATCATCAACAAATGAGTAAACTAAGACCCCAATCAGCAAACTCAACACTGCCATCATGATGAACGCACAACGCCATCCAGGAATGCCCCAATATTCTTGCCCTGCCATGATAGTTGCAAGAACACCTCCTCCTATCCCCCCAACAGAACCCACAAGGCTCAGCAATCCAAATCCGGTACCCCTCACACTGTCCTTATAACTATCAGCAATGAATGATTGCAGTGCTGGGATCACAATGGCAAGCCCAAAGCCATTTAAAGCTCTCCAACACGCAACTTGCCGAAAATGTTGACTTGCTCCTACAGCAGCTGTTGAAAAGGCCCAGAATGTAGTACCCATTGCAAGGACACTGGGGCGATCATAATGCAGCACAAGAATACCTGCCAATGGTGATGACAATGCCTGTACGAAATTCCTTATGAAGGTAAGGTACCCAAGATCAGTAGGACCAGCATTGAAGGTTTCACTAACTTCCTTATAAACAGATGGCAGAAGGTTTTCATCAGCACGCTCCATTATAGCCGCCATATTAATCAGAATAAGTGATAgagaaaaaccaaataatctcCTTGCTCTGCCAGATTAGAAATAATTAGAGCTGGCCATGAGAGTTCCACACATGCAACACTAACCATAATTTTTCATACTTTTCTTTGTGGCATCACACAGAAATTGACAATTTGAGCTTTTGCAGACAATAAAAGCTGATCACAGTTCATATGCAAGCCAAAATTGAAGATGTGTAAGACGTGAGCATAAATTTTCTCATTCAAAGTTTTGAGGGAACTAATCATCACATTTtggacaataaaaataaataaatgtctcaACGATTCAGTTTATTTATTGAGTTTTACTAAAACAACAGAGTAATATAgtcaataaagaagaaaagaaagtgagacaatttttatttttaaaattcaaatttcaacaGACTATGCTTCAGGTTTTCTCTCAAATATTTAGTGTTAACTATTTATCAAGcatataaaaaacttatttaatttaattatttattacaactttaaaaaaatcattagaagGAAAAAATCTTGCTTTTAAGTATTTATCCTCCctcaaaaaagaggaaaatgcaCACCTCGCCTCCCTCCCAAAACAAAacctatgtgaagtatcaacagtacactattattataatattattaccCGCCAACCAACCTTCTATACATGCATACAATCAATGCGAGCCCCTGCAACTAGTTAGTATCACTTCTTGAATCACATGTGATTCCAGGAGCGCATGTCCAAAATTATCAATGCACCATTAAAGACATGAAATTTATGGAAACATAGTGTTCATATGACATAAATGCACACTCAGTTACAAATTTTGGAAGGGCATAATTgcaaaaaagaatatctttagtTTTGACAATGAATAACCATTCTTTCTCCAAGATCAAACACTCCCACTTTCCTCTAATCATCCTGTAGACAGACATCAATAAAGAACACTCAAAGAGGAAATACACATCTAAACATCCATATAATATATTAGAAAAGTTTATTAAAGCATGGTGTTCAGATGGCATAAGCCCAAATTCAATTGCAAACTTAGGATGGCTATAAATGCGAAATAGGAATCTTTTTACAATAAATAGCAATTCTTTTCCCCAGGTTAAGAACTCCAATTACTTCTACTTTCATCTGATCATCTGGCAAGCAAAAATCACTAAAAAGGGACATATATCCAAAATagatttattagaaaaagatacaaaatttaTGGAAACATGGGTCTcagataatataaatataaactcaaTTACAAACTTTAAATGAGCATacaaaaatgcaaaaagaaaaaagaaaaaaaaaactctttttgacAATAAATAGCTATTCTTAATCCAagattaaaaaaggaaaactcTTATTACTTCCATCTAATCATCCAACAAGTTCTCTGCTCCTTATTTTTCTCATCCGGTGAGGATAactgttttctttttcctctgtTTGTTCTGTTTATTATTTTCACTCTTGTACTTTTTTTCCCAGTTTCTTCTTCTATTAATAaattcgtggtttatccactttattcatcATCCAACAAGCAAGCAATCACTAAAAAGTACATGATTCAAGGAATCGTATTCCTTTTCAAAGATTAAACAACACTCCGATGACTTCTACCTTTTCTCTGATCATCCAATAACCAATCGATAACTAAAAAGCAAAAGCTGATGGAATCTAAAACAAAGGCCAAATCAAAAAGGGAGAAGAAAGACAAGGGATAAGGATCCAAAGATCACTCACTTCATCTTCCGAGGAGATCTAGAATTCGAAGACCAAGCCCTAGCGCTGCTACGTCCCATGAAGAGACACGAATTGGATTGAACGGAAGCGATCCAAAGCCTCCGGCACTCGCTCCATCGTAGATTatatagagaagaagaagaagaacaacaacaacaacaacaagagaacaaatgggaaaaaaaaaatcaaagcaagcacGATGGGGATTGAATTGTttgcaattatttatttatttattttatttatatatataatttagtgtTTTGAGATTCGGGTTCTGCCTCGTGATGAGTACATTGGGGACTTGATGCGCATATAATTACCGTGGTGTTTGCCACGTGAGTTTGGTGGCGCGAATGATGGTCGCAAAAACATGGTCACGTGATCGTTGTTGAGCGGTTATGCTTTGAGCTCGGACGCCAGATGTCGCTGTTTGAGGGCCCACCTTTGGGGAGgggttttctatattttaatttaagtttattattttaaacaaaaatttgaatcGACACAACCACTAAAGTGTCCATAAATTTTATGGTGGATAAATAATGCAAAGTTGAATTGCTTGTTTGCAGTACTGTTGTataatattgtataaaaatattttaaatatagatattacagaaaaaattatttttattaatttttcaaaagatataaatatatatttattttaatggacTAAAATGAAAGAGTGATGTGACACATGTCACGTTAGCATCTTTGTTGTGACCACAACATATCCTTCCACGAAGCAATTGTTGGCACTGAAAGGGTAAAAATGTACATTTGATATTGACAACATCGTTTTcgaatttttatgaatttttatggcgggatatatatattgaaggtTAATTTAACTGTTTGATTGGGATCAATGTTGGTTAATGAGATTGAATTTACCTAATTAAAACCATGACTGAGTGTTTACATTATTTcataatgaaaatacataaataccccTCCAAGTGTACcaattgatttttgttaaaaaaaaccaaaatgggCGAGGCATTGAAAATCCTATTCAAAAATACCGAAAAAGCTTGctttattaaagaaaataaacttttaCTAGTGCTTACACAACCTATACATTTACTATTTCAACCACCAGATTGCTTTATATATACAACgagagttttatatatatacaaaacaaaaaaaacttttacactaaTAAATGAATACCGCTTGCTCCACCAGAGATTTATTCATGCCCATATTTTTCTTAGCAACCTAGCCGCTTATTTTAACAATCAACACCCAATTCACTTTGGTGTCCCtgttaaacaaatatatatatatatatatatatggagagagTATTAGCTGAAAGGGCAACATAGGAATAATGAACAACAGCAATAGAGAACACCAAATAAAACTAGTAGCACAAGGAACACAGAGCACAAGAAGCTAATCAAACAACCAGTATCCATTCATGGAGGAAGTGATACAGTTGGGTCCTTTGCTCTCTAGCAAACTACCTTTAGGAGCTTACTTACAGTTACAACATCATAAGGCCCAACAGTCTGATACAAATGATTTCAACAGAACAAACAATATCATACAAGGAAAGAAACTGTGTCTCTTCTCAGTaatgaacaacaacaacaacaacaacaataacatttTAACATCTTGACATAGTTTCCCCTGCCTTGGTCTTCAAACATCAACTAGTTTTCTGGTAGATCAGCAAAAGCTATTTCCGTCTTTTGGGTGCGGTGAGGTCCAACCAGATGTGAGAGCTCCTACCTGTCCTTCAGTGGGAATGTGGCCCATGGGGGAAGGCAGCCTTTCAAAGGGGAATGCAAGATGAGAGAAGACGCCGATAACTGCTTCTGGCGCATGGAGATGGAGGATAAGCAGCTGAAAGTAGTACGAAGCCTTTGCTTTTCTCCATCACAGTTTTCATACTCTGGTTGACGAACAGTGGTAGTTTTAAGGGCCTCGGGTAGTAGGCAGTTGCACAAAGCACCTGCAATGCAAATAAAGCAGGCTCctaagagatatatatatatatatagtacagcCGAGGTTCAATGTTGAGATGATATGGCTTGAGGAAAGACGGGAGAATTAGCGGAAAAATGAGATAGAATTTGGGGATATAACAGTTTCCAGTTGCCACTACAATCTATAGATGTGAAAGGCAGGGgacaaaacaaaattgaaaatacTACCATCATGAGACAAGGACTGAAGATCATCACAACTTTAATCCAATCTAGGTCATCAAATAATCATTGAGAAGTTTAAACTGCTGCATACTCAGAACACTGAGTTGCTCCATTAAAAAAAGTATGCTTAGTAGTATGCTTAGTAGAAAGACTTTGTAATGAACAACTACAATTGTTACAAGCCAGCGAACTTGGTGTGAGGGTTCCCAGTTCTGGCTACACTACCTTAGCACATCGCATCATGCATAGTTTCCAAGTTCAACACTGGATTAGTGAGTGTCAGTTCTGTTgtgattttgaaatttgatgATTATGCTCAATAACTAACACGTATGAAATAACTACTGATAGTATAGTCAAATATTGCATTAATGTGAATCATGTAGTTCAGTATGAGCACAACCATCTTATCCACTTAACCCTATCATGTACCACCATCTATTTAAATTGTTATGCTTAACTACACCACCAAGATGATTTAGTACACATCTTGCCCCAATTGCAGAACAGGAATCCTCCTTATCAGTGTAAAACTTTGTCGAGTCTCACAAGCATGAATCCTAAAGAGAAATCAGAATCAGTATTAAATCCTGACTTTCTAGATTTCCTTGTATCAATAAAAAGCCCAGATAAGACCTTTACAATAGAAGAGTTGGTCTTACATTTTCCCTTTGCCAATCAAAGGACGAGGATGTGATCTGTGGCTTGTCAGCacttctcaaaaaaataataaataaaaagtgcaCATGATTTGTAGAATATCTACAGCCTACTGTATTCCACGAGGCAGGTAGGCCTCCTATTATATAGTATATGAACTAATAGCATAATTTAACGAACTAACAGCATACTTTAATAAACAATACCATGCCATTGGCAACCAATTTCAGTTTTAAGGTAATCCAAAATCTTCTCCGTAGGCATTTGGATTCAGGTTTGAGCCAGACCTTCATGAATATCTCAGCCAATTTTACCAGCACTGCAGTTTGGGTTCAAACATTGCTCCCGGAAAGATCCTCCTGCCAACCTCAAAGTTTAGCAGGAATACTTTTGATGGAACTTCGAGCCACATTCCACCAAACCATGACCAACTCCACATGTAACATTTCAATCGATCAGGAAACTTTTCAAAAGTccactaaattattatttactctCTAAAAATCATTGAACCCAAAAGTGCTTTAATAATCTCCAAAAGTGCTAAATTAAGGCTGTTTTGTTCTCACCATGATGCCAGGCTGCAGATGTTGAACCTGCACCCTTACACTTCTCAGAACTGGTAATGTTTACCTTTTTTAAACCTAACCGCAGTTAAAATATGGCGTCATTgatgaacaaataaaaataacttcttTATTCTTAGCCCAGAGTTTCATGAATGCTAAATGCATACATGAGTAAGAGCTGAGAAAGGAGAGAGTTTGACAGGGCCATAATCCAAGGTTAACTTTTTGGGAGGCAGAATTTTCAACGGAAATGAACCAACAAAACCATGAAAGGTGATAAAAACATTGAATCAAACAAGAGGTGAAATTATGACGAAGTATGAACCTTGTCAAATGTATTAAGAACAAGTAGAGTAgtagaaacatgaaaaacagaAAGAGTAAACATTCAAAAGCAAGCAAGATTGGATATCTGGTAAACCCAACAGACAAGAAAATCTAGCCACAAAATTTTTCAACATTGCTCAAATCTTCTTTGAACTCTTTGCAAAGTGCCTTTTCAAACTTAGGAATTATCATGAACAAAATACTAATGGCAAATTAGACATAATGTATCTTTTAGTAAGGAAACAACTTTTCCTGGTATGAGTGGTTTCTTTTTCCTGAAAATAATGAATGACTAATAATGTATCCTAGATCACTCATGTTTCTTTGAAAGCAAATAGCAGCAAATGCCAATGTAAAAAAGAAGCATACCAATCCTTGCAAGGCGATTCACCCATTTTGGAATTCCATTTCCTGTCAGCCTATAACAGATATCCTTGCAGAAATGGTTGCAGTTCTTTGTGATCAAATGATAGGTATCTCCATTGTAGTTTACAGATTGAAGCTCCATGAACTCTCTAACTTGCATTGGGTCTAAGCATGTCGTGCCCATGAATATTGACTTCCTAAATCTGAAACCTGGACATTGCCGAGGCTCAACCTCAAAAACACCACTAGTTGGATAGTCATGAGCACCAAAAGCGTACTCCACACCATGAACTGCAAGCACATATGCCCAATGATTGATTACTAAAAACACATATTACTTGACAACAAGAATCTCatgaagaaattattttaataaggaaaaatcaaagatttctcAAATTAGTTAGTTTTTCAAATCAACAAGACTAATAAGACAACATATGAGATTCCATCTCGGTCATTGCCAAAAGAACATCAACATGACAGTAGAACTTACTTCCTGTCAGACTAATTCAGTGTAGACTCCTGCTGAAAACTGATTATGTTTAACATACACATAATACAGGCTAATAGCCGTTGAATATGCTTTGTTGATGCAGTTGATGTGAGATAGCTAACATATTCATTCTCACAGTACTAGAAATGtgaaggaaagattgaaaattTCTGATTAGAATGCTACTAGGTGAAATTGGGTTTAGGATTGGCCTAACACATCAACTTTCTCATGACATAACTTGCTTCAACATCTGGAAAAATTTCTGGAAAGCAATTTATAGGGGTAAAAATTGTGGTGATGCAGTATACATAGTTGCAACTGGGTTTCAAGCCTATCGCCAAGCCAACCTTGGCTATTACCAGAATAGATctccaagaagaaaaacactCAACCGAGCAAAGGG comes from Dioscorea cayenensis subsp. rotundata cultivar TDr96_F1 chromosome 15, TDr96_F1_v2_PseudoChromosome.rev07_lg8_w22 25.fasta, whole genome shotgun sequence and encodes:
- the LOC120277432 gene encoding deSI-like protein At4g17486 gives rise to the protein MKLGSKKRWKSLVPLRIRGKSATRFCIFPKVRSAGHTQGNTPVYLNVYDLTPMNGYVYWAGLGIFHSGVEVHGVEYAFGAHDYPTSGVFEVEPRQCPGFRFRKSIFMGTTCLDPMQVREFMELQSVNYNGDTYHLITKNCNHFCKDICYRLTGNGIPKWVNRLARIGALCNCLLPEALKTTTVRQPEYENCDGEKQRLRTTFSCLSSISMRQKQLSASSLILHSPLKGCLPPWATFPLKDR
- the LOC120276984 gene encoding uncharacterized protein LOC120276984 gives rise to the protein MGRSSARAWSSNSRSPRKMKARRLFGFSLSLILINMAAIMERADENLLPSVYKEVSETFNAGPTDLGYLTFIRNFVQALSSPLAGILVLHYDRPSVLAMGTTFWAFSTAAVGASQHFRQVACWRALNGFGLAIVIPALQSFIADSYKDSVRGTGFGLLSLVGSVGGIGGGVLATIMAGQEYWGIPGWRCAFIMMAVLSLLIGVLVYSFVDDPGRSKRITSVTDGDSERANLVGKGNTVSPSIWRDSWTAMRSVIKVQTFQVIVLQGIVGSLPWTAMVFFTMWFELIGFDNNSSAALISLFAIGCATGSFLGGLIADRISQFYPDTGRVMCAQFSAFMGIPFSWFLLTVIPQTINSWFIFATTLFFMGLTISWCATCANNPMFAEVVPLKHRTMIYAFDRAFEGSFSSFAAPAVGILTEKIYGYDSKSVSLVSGSVNQAFALSRGLLSMMVVPFGLCCLFYSPLYLIFKRDRNNARTATLKEQEIT